A genomic segment from Lates calcarifer isolate ASB-BC8 linkage group LG13, TLL_Latcal_v3, whole genome shotgun sequence encodes:
- the xbp1 gene encoding LOW QUALITY PROTEIN: X-box-binding protein 1 (The sequence of the model RefSeq protein was modified relative to this genomic sequence to represent the inferred CDS: deleted 2 bases in 1 codon), with amino-acid sequence MVVVAPGTGGAHKVLLISGKQTGSSNGSQASFSRPISVVLPSTANQVSSDSDSNSSAGPPIRKRQRLTHLSPEEKALRRKLKNRVAAQTARDRKKAKMGELEQQVLELELENQKLHIENRLLREKTSGLLTENEELRQRLGLDTLDTKEKVQVLLSTGNDTGLGIGSSERSTQATCASAAGAGPAVPKSEDFSMDTDGPDTTDNESDLLLGILDILDPELFLKSCEQECEEPQVLLVGGGNPVPATTPAPLGAPSVKLEALNELIHFDHIYTKPVEEVSGGQCNDSESDAEEKIDEASFPISEVVVEEETVCIKDEPEEVVIPSCTSQVDDFFSAASSPALSGLDKEACLADTYSDSGYEGSPSPFSDMSSPLCSESSWEDMFANELFPQLISV; translated from the exons ATGGTGGTGGTAGCACCAGGGACCGGGGGAGCCCACAAAGTGCTCCTGATATCCGGGAAGCAGACCGGCTCCTCTAACGGCTCACAGGCAAGCTTCAGCCGGCCCATATCTGTCGTCTTACCGTCAACGGCCAACCAAGTGTCGTCAGATTCAGACTCCAACAGCTCTGCGGGGCCGCCGATACGAAAAAGACAGAGGCTCACACACTTGAGTCCGGAAGAGAAAGCACTTCGCAG gaaACTCAAGAACAGAGTCGCAGCTCAAACAGCCAGAGACAGGAAAAAGGCCAAAATGGGGGAGCTGGAACAGCAAGTCCTGGAGTTGGAGCTGGAG aatCAGAAACTTCACATTGAAAACAGGCTGCTTCGGGAAAAGACGAGCGGCCTGCTGACAGAAAACGAGGAACTGAGACAGAGACTTGGGTTGGACACCCTTGACACAAAAGAGAAG GTTCAGGTTCTGTTGTCCACTGGGAACGATACAGGTTTGGGGATCGGGTCTTCTGAG CGCAGCACTCAGGCTACGTGTGCCTCCGCAGCAGGTGCAGGCCCAGCAGTCCCTAAATCTGAAGACTTCTCAATGGATACAGATGGTCCTGACACTACAGACAATGAG TCTGATTTGCTCCTGGGCATTCTGGACATCCTTGACCCAGAGCTGTTCCTCAAGTCTTGTGAGCAGGAGTGCGAGGAGCCGCAGGTGCTGCTGGTCGGAGGGGGGAACCCAGTACCTGCCACCACACCTGCGCCTCTGGGGGCCCCATCAGTTAAGCTGGAGGCCCTTAATGAACTGATCCACTTTGACCACATCTACACGAAGCCCGTGGAGGAAGTGAGCGGTGGGCAGTGCAACGACTCAGAGAGCGACGCAGAGGAGAAGATAGACGAGGCTTCTTTCCCCATTAGCGAGGTGGTGGTCGAGGAGGAGACCGTCTGCATAAAAGATGAGCCAGAGGAAGTGGTCATCCCCAGCTGTACCAGTCAGGTGGATGActttttctctgcagcctcctccCCTGCCCTCAGCGGCCTGGATAAGGAAGCCTGCCTGGCGGACACCTACAGCGACTCCGGATACGAAGGGTCCCCTTCCCCTTTCAGCGACATGTCCTCTCCCTTGTGCTCTGAGAGTTCCTGGGAAGACATGTTCGCCAATGAACTCTTCCCCCAACTTATCAGTGTCTGA